From one Rhodamnia argentea isolate NSW1041297 chromosome 1, ASM2092103v1, whole genome shotgun sequence genomic stretch:
- the LOC115738891 gene encoding F-box only protein 6, whose protein sequence is MEVELAMLRHFIGQLEELCELYGSPYHHHLPDTEPRPLLHQHLNRRWHSLDIDESSPEFCSPVMAAGKSRGIKSVDPCKLPPSKKSRKERNQGKSANNDKSAEVMEQEIWREFPEDLFEAVIARLPIATFFRFRAVCRKWNSLLCSQSFSQHCAQVQQDYPWFYTITHENVNSGVMYDPSLKKWHHPTISSLPANIIVLPVASAGGLVCFLDIGHRNFYVCNPLTQSSKELPARSIKVWSRIAVGMTLNGSSATGGYKIMWLGCKGEYEIYDSVKNAWLRPGTMPRNIKLPLSLNFRSQAVSIDDTLYFMRSDPEGIVSYNMVTGIWKQFIIPAPLHMTDHTLAECRGRIMLVGLLTKNAATCVCIWELQKMTLLWKEVDRMPNIWCLEFYGKHVRMTCLGNRGLLMLSLRSRQMNRLVTYDMSSKEWLKVPGCVVPRGRKRQWIACGSAFYPCLTAAA, encoded by the exons ATGGAAGTGGAGCTGGCCATGCTGAGACATTTCATAGGTCAGCTTGAAGAGCTCTGCGAACTCTACGGCTCTCCCTATCATCACCACCTTCCCGACACCGAACCTCGCCCCCTCCTCCATCAACACCTCAATCGCAG GTGGCACTCTCTTGATATTGATGAAAGTTCTCCAGAATTCTGTAGCCCCGTAATGGCCGCTGGAAAGTCCAGAGGAATCAAAAGCGTAGATCCCTGCAAGCTTCCCCCTTCCAAGAAATCTCGAAAAGAGCGCAACCAGGGTAAGTCTGCAAATAATGACAAATCAGCCGAGGTTATGGAACAAGAAATCTGGAGAGAATTCCCAGAAGACCTTTTCGAAGCTGTTATTGCAAGACTTCCTATCGCGACATTCTTTCGCTTCCGTGCTGTGTGTCGGAAGTGGAACTCATTACTCTGCTCGCAGAGTTTCTCTCAGCATTGTGCCCAGGTTCAACAAGATTATCCATGGTTTTACACTATCACTCATGAGAATGTGAATTCTGGGGTCATGTATGATCCTTCCTTGAAGAAATGGCATCATCCCACTATCTCTTCTCTGCCTGCAAATATAATTGTGTTGCCAGTTGCCTCTGCCGGGGGGCTTGTCTGCTTTCTTGACATTGGTCACAGAAATTTCTATGTCTGTAACCCTCTTACTCAGTCTTCCAAAGAGTTGCCAGCTAGATCCATTAAAGTCTGGTCTCGCATTGCAGTGGGGATGACCCTGAATGGAAGTTCCGCCACTGGGGGCTATAAGATAATGTGGCTGGGGTGCAAGGGGGAGTATGAGATTTACGACTCGGTGAAGAACGCTTGGCTCCGTCCTGGAACTATGCCGCGGAATATCAAGCTCCCATTATCGCTGAACTTCAGGTCACAGGCAGTTTCCATTGATGACACCCTGTACTTCATGCGCTCAGATCCGGAAGGGATCGTGTCCTACAACATGGTCACCGGAATCTGGAAGCAGTTCATTATACCGGCCCCGCTTCATATGACTGACCACACACTCGCCGAGTGTAGGGGGCGTATCATGCTGGTAGGTCTTCTTACCAAGAACGCTGCCACGTGTGTATGCATATGGGAGCTGCAGAAGATGACGCTCTTGTGGAAGGAGGTTGACAGAATGCCAAATATATGGTGCTTGGAGTTCTACGGAAAGCACGTTAGGATGACTTGCTTGGGCAACAGAGGTTTGCTCATGTTGTCATTGAGGTCTAGACAAATGAACAGACTGGTAACTTATGACATGTCGAGCAAGGAATGGCTGAAGGTGCCCGGGTGCGTGGTGCCACGCGGGCGGAAGAGGCAGTGGATAGCATGTGGTTCTGCCTTCTATCCTTGCTTAACCGCTGCTGCTTGA
- the LOC115738882 gene encoding stress-associated endoplasmic reticulum protein 2-like, whose translation MTTSRRLADRKVDRFEKNIKKRGAVPETTTKKGKDYPVGPLLIGFFIFVVIGSSLFQIIRTATSGGMA comes from the exons ATG ACTACATCAAGGCGTCTCGCAGACAGGAAGGTGGACAGGTTCGAAAAGAATATTAAGAAGAGAGGAGCTGTGCCTGAAACAACCACCAAGAAAGGAAAGGACTATCCCGTCGGTCCACTGCTGATTGGGTTCTTCATTTTTGTCGTGATCGGCTCAT CTCTTTTCCAGATAATCAGGACTGCAACGAGCGGAGGAATGGCATAA